AAGTCTATTACGTGATGAGAGTTCTGATACAAAAAATACTAAGCAAGTGTTTGTGGGTATAAACTAAAAAAGGACCAAAACTTCATGACGCAATGCACAAAAAGCTTTAGTTTAAGAATATACTTAGAAAGAAACAAGAGCTtatgtaaaaagaaattcagCAGAGGTTCTAGGTCTAGCTATATTTTATTCCCCTAGTTGATATGCATTTCCCGCATCCTTTTGTAACTGCCCGAGAGGAGGAtattgaatagaaaaagaaaaagggagaagAAGGTATGATGGCATATCCCAACGAAAATTTTTGGTTACATTATATGAACATGAATAATGAAACACCAACAGATCCCAAAGGTattgaaacataaaagataactaaactacaaaataaaCCAAGTGTTTAAGGTACTTGGACCCTTCCTCTTTTGAGATTTGTCTCAAGCCCTAAATCACTTACCAAAATAATGCATGCTCTACCTTTCTcactcattattatttataacctaatacCATAACTACCACCTTaactaataactaaaatataccCTTACAATACTCTAATAATATTCCTATCACAATCCTACaaagaaaaatctcaaaattctAACTAATAGAATTCAAGagaaacctttttttttcttggtagGGGCATTCGAACCACAGACCTCACCTCATGGTTACTAATACAATACTCGGATGCTAGTTGAGCTAAACTCTTCTTGGCGAATTCAGGGGAAACTTTCAATAATGCAAATAGATCAGGCATGCGTAAACTGAATGAGGTATCATTGAATGTTAagtaatatacaaaatatcatttttaaggTGACATGATcttcattaagaaaatgaaagcagCAAAAAGTTGCTGAAGAACAGATAACGCAGGAGAAAGAATTTCTAAACTGAAACATTTACCTACTAACACACTGTATGTGCATGAtattatgagaaaataaagaagactGCTTTGAGACTAccttcaaaaaaataaaatccatatAAACTGAATTTCCAGCCAAGTGTAGTTTATCGGTACAAACATGTTTCTTCACAAATTGTATAACCTGCAGAATTACAAATGTCAGGGCATTAAATTTGACCAAAATGACAGACAACCAGATTACACACACATTTATGGCACCATAAGTGCATATCCTATTTTAGTCACTAAACTTCTAACACACTTGTTTTGTTCTCGATGCTATTAAATAATGCCTATTTTGATTCTTCCTACTAAGATTCTACTAGTGAGCCAGCCAACAGATTTATGCCTTGtagtatatttttaaatgatcaGGCTCCTACATGGCTTAACTGACCCGTCACACATACAGATCAATTAGGTTTTTATTCAGGTACGGTTTTGGCGTCAAAATTAGTGTTACGTGCTCATTCCATTGGTTATAGACACACCACAAATCCGTTAGTCCATTAATAGAATCTTCGTTGCAAGTGGGAAATGGGTCCTACTTGAAAGTAAGGGATCAAAACACTTCAAGATCAAAATAgaacataattgaaaatttaagaaccaAATAGGATTTAAACCCAAAATTtatcataataatataaagGTCAAATgacaatttaaaatcaaaagaacaaaataaatcttttcttaagataaaatgaaagaatgcacaatttttttaaaaaaggatcaAACGACATatattagtataaataaaaaacctggtaacaaaaattaaaaaattcagaggggagaaggaaaaacatcatataaatttttacatACCTGTTTTTCAGCTTCTCGTTCACTAATTGTACTTCGCAGTACTTTTTTTGTCAATCCTAAATCATAAATCACAATTTGTTTCATCcccaagaaaaaaagtgaGGCAGAAAGCCAGGAGCCATTAAAATACGATGAAGTGCTCTATTGATTAAGCCTGTTGGTCCTTACCACTGGCTGCATGATGACTTTGACACCATTCTCCCATTTTATCTAGACATTCTTTTGATTGGTGAATCACTAAATCAGGACCCTAGAAAGATAAGTAGAATGCATAAAAATCATAACAAACCACAAAGAAGCGATGAGATCAAGGTTGTAAGTTGCAACTTTTGAACTTCTCTCACTTGTGTCAGGGACATACAGAGGTCAGGATTCTTTTCAaacctatattttatttagtttgctctcttaaaaaaaaaatattgtatttttcttctttactttatttacaaaaggAAATTATTGACAGATCAAATATAAACAGGGACGAGTATTTGGCAATAGTGTAGTGAAGTCAAAGAGAGTACAAAATTAAATCTCATAAACAAACAGTGGGGAATGCATGCATGGAAAACACTGTTGAATAGCCAATGGCAAAGATACCTCAACCAATTTGGTCAGGTTGCCATTGGTAATAATACAAGCTATCTCCAGTATTCTATCTGTTTCAACATTTAAACCTGCATATAAGCCAAAAAAGGGTTCAACAATTCAAGATACTGTGGAGAAGACAAAAACTGATCTCAAAAGTCGCATTAAGACACTCAAATTGACAgttctaaaattatttggaAAGGAAAGCCTAATTAGAGGCATTAACTCTCAACTCCCCATCCCAAATGTTTTATAGTCTGCTCCTGGTgtcttttgaaaataagatcTTATAATTGATCAACAATCAATAGGCCTTCTTTTCTGGACAAAGATGTTgcataaaatagtaaacagAATCTAACAGAAGTCTAACTAGAATTTTGATTGCACCTGACTAAGAAAGTAGAAACCTTATTTATTTGGGATGTCAGaaaatgcattaaaaaaaaaaacaaataaataaataaaagaaaagaaaagaaaagcatgcATGTAGTTTAACTCGAACATAACTTCACCTACTAGATAGTAGAGATAAgcttgaacaaaaatatagatGCTGCTAAATGATCACTTTTGTTGGTTGCAATTTCTTTTGCCCCAAAGCCTTGAGTGTGGCAGACACAGAAAAACCAACCTTGCAAGTTATAGtggttatattttgattttgatttttttttttctcttttggggAGGGGGTGGGATAGACAGCTTCATTGAAGTATGAAattaccaaaaagaaaaaaaaaatgaagtcaATGTCATTGGCACAAaggaaaactaaaagaaatgtatGGAGAAAAATTTTGCAcaaaaaaagagtaataaaaacttataaacGATAAGTTGAATATCAACTCTGTTCAACCCTGGGTGAAGATAAATGTAATCATAAAACTCCAAAAGCCTCCCCTGATAAACAGTGCCATCGAGTATAGGCTTAGGCATTATCACAGTGTAGAATTTAGAAACATGATGAATAACTGAccttatattgaaaaaaaaaatgaagaacacaaggcataaaaaataaaaattaataaaaggaGGCTGCAACCTAGCAAAGAAAACAGGAAAAGTGAGTTTCTTATAATCCCCTCTCACTCCTGAATCCATGTTATACAAGTATAAAGCTTAGCGATTAGCAATAGTTGTTAAGTACCAGTCATTTCCAAGTCAATCCAAACAAGAGGAAACTTGTAGTCTTCTGCAACTGCATTTGGTTGACCTTGTTTCTGTCTTTCTCCCGTCAGAATATCACCAGATATATTaacttccttctttctttttcctgaTCCATTAGTCAAACAACAGTGTCAAGGATTAAAAGGCAGTGGATCTtctatagaaaaagaaattctcaGGACCATCAACCATTCTAACAACTAAGTAATGTATCCTACTCACTGTACATGAAACGTCAATGGTGTTATCCATAAAAGAAGATGGATTATTACAATATACATCTCTGTGAAGGATTAATTTATCACAAAACCAACAATGAGAAAAACCAAGtaagaaaataactaaatattaaGTGAAGAAACTAAGAGTATAGTACATAAAGAAACTATCTTATATGCCAATACACTGTTTCAATTAGTTTGGCAGCCTAGATTCATGGGGTTTCTGCCTTGTGAATATCCAGGAAGCCGTAGAAATCAAAACCAGGCAAGCAGgcacaaacaaacaaacaagaataGTTTCAAATTCTAATACAGCTGGAGAGACTATCTGGGTCTAATCCCTATCAACGGATTCCTGAAGTTCTCATAATCTTCAACCTTGTAGTTGTAAAACATGAGagttaagaagaagaagaagaagaagaggttAAATCAGGTTAGAAGTGAACCTGTTGGTGAAGGGTAAGAAACAGTAGCGTCATCTTTGGAGGAAGTAGAAAGAGCGGGAATTTGATCGTCTTCAGCGTCGAGCTCCAACAATGAAAACGCGTTCACAAGTGGTTTCATCGCCATCGctcgctctctctctctctcccccaaAGTCTTGCCGCCACCAACTTCACCTTCCCCGTCAAATCCAATTTTCAGTCTACACTTAAttggaaaatatgaaaaaaataaaacaacaatcaatttataatacaccaattatatttatataaatatataatttttttagttctcaGGTTCTTCGTCAAGTTTATAACATAATTGATCCCAAgttcttaaattttactttttttttttgttagtccttaaatttttaaaaataagtttaaaaagtcctaaaattattttatgttttttaaaaacaattatatgatatttaaaattagaagaataacttataaaattatgttctttttataactatttttaaaattttaaatatcatagaattatttttaaaaaatcaaacataaaatagaacatatttcttaaaatggAGAGATTAAAATGTCATAACAAGTAGTAGTGCACTGTCTCATTTCACAAGACGTGGAAAACCCTATATGGTTATGTGACAAAGGAGGACTTACCCCTATGATTGGAAACACTTCTCTCCAAATGAAATTCTTCAAGAAGCAAAAGCCTTCCAAGGGCACAAAAACCTCCCACCGTAatacaaaacaagaaaagataaaataaatctatGCTCATTTGCTGGAATGGGAAGAATTCTTTGACTTACGGGAAGACTCGAAAATAACCAACCTACtcctaaataaatataatatcatctGAATTATGTGGAATGATGAACAACgcacaacaaaacaaatgttCTCTCCATAGAAATTATAATCCATGGTGTTATCtactataaatttattttttatgagttTTCATACCCGAACGTTGTAGGGTTAAGAATGGTTTCAGACACTCgcgaatataaaaaatgagagactaaaaatgtaaattttaaaaacttaagaaTCAAATTGGTTTATTGTTATAAACCGtggactaaaataaaattttaaaactcatggatcaaaatcacatatttatccaaatttaaaaactataaaagatctttttaaatagaaaataattaactaaaatatttttttctgttATGATAAACCTATAAATATGGATAATAGTTCGAAaggaatttttcaaaattatttaaaagggTATATTcgtcaattttgaaaaactggACCgtttgaataatatattacA
This is a stretch of genomic DNA from Cucumis sativus cultivar 9930 chromosome 4, Cucumber_9930_V3, whole genome shotgun sequence. It encodes these proteins:
- the LOC101219566 gene encoding oligoribonuclease produces the protein MAMKPLVNAFSLLELDAEDDQIPALSTSSKDDATVSYPSPTGKRKKEVNISGDILTGERQKQGQPNAVAEDYKFPLVWIDLEMTGLNVETDRILEIACIITNGNLTKLVEGPDLVIHQSKECLDKMGEWCQSHHAASGLTKKVLRSTISEREAEKQVIQFVKKHVCTDKLHLAGNSVYMDFIFLKKYMPDLAGLFSHVLVDVSSIKTLCDRWYPRDRKKAPPKENKHRAMDDIRESIMELKYYKENIFKNSKK